Below is a window of Halarcobacter anaerophilus DNA.
AGAACATAACCTTGATATAATCAAAAATTCCGATTGGATTATAGATATAGGCCCTGAAGGCGGAAGTAAAGGAGGGAAAGTAATAGCACAAGGAACTCCTGAAAAGTTAGCGAAAGAGCATAAAAAAACAGGTTCCTATACGGGATTTTATTTAGATAAAGAGATAAATTCAAAATGACACAAATCGAAAAATTTATTCAAGCTTTAAAAGAACAAAGATTTGTAGAAGCCCATGAACTTTTAGAAGAAGATTGGCGATTTTATAGAAAAAAAGGGCAAAAAGTAGAAGAAAAAGCAATACAAGGTTTGATAAATGGAGCTACGGCACATGCTCTTTTTTTCATAAAAAAAAGACCTAAAAGTTATGAAAAAGTATGGAAAGTTTTTGAAAAATATAAGCACTACATTAGTGAAGCTAATTTAGAAAATATAAATAAATTTCATGAAGCCAAAGAACTACTTTTGGAAATAAACAAAAAAGTGTATAAAAACTAACTTTTTAAATCAGCAGCTCTTTGAGCCTGCTCTTGCTCTAAATAGTAGGCTTTTAATTTCATCATTTCATCTGTAGGATATTGACTTTCAGACTCACCTCTTATAGCTTTTACATAAAAATCTCTTGAAGAGTTATTAAAACCAAAATTCAAATTTGTCAATACAACTTCTTGATATTGCGAAACTTTACTGCTAGAAACCTCTTTAGTTTCAGAGACTTCGGAACTTTTATCTTCGGAAGTTTGTTCTACTCCTTTTAAAAAATTATCCCTTTGTATCTGTTTTGCTTCATTGCCGTTACTAAGTTTTGCAATCGCATTAGAAGGTTGTACTTGTTGAATCAATATCTCATTATTTTCAGCATACTGGTTAATTGTAGGTACTAGTCCATATTCCATAATAACCTCCTTCTACAATATATAAACTAATTATACAAAATTTTTTAATTTTTTGTCAAAAAAAAATCAACTTTTATATATTTTTTGATATTATTAGCTATAAATTTTTTTTAAAGGAGTATTATTGGAAGATAGTTCCCAGAGGTGCAATTTAGAGAAGAAGGATAGAAAATGGAATTTCTAATATTTCTATTTATCCTTGTAATAGGCACATCGTTCTTATGTTCCGTGTTAGAATCAGTAATTCTATCGACAAATTATACTTTTATATCCGTACTTGAAGAAAAAGATCCAGCAACAGGAAAACTTCTTAAAAAGTTAAAAATGGATATAGATAAGTCTATAGCTTCAATTCTTATTTTAAATACTATTGCAAACACATTAGGTGCAACTGCTATTGGAGTACAAGCACAAAATGTTTTTGAAGGTGACAAAACATTAGTAATGATTGTCTCAATAGTTCTTACTTTTGCAATACTGTTTTTTGCAGAAATTATTCCAAAAACAATCGGTGCTGTATATTGGAAACAATTATCTTCAATCTCTGCTAGAGTTATAAGAGTATTTGTTTTTTTTACTTATCCTATAATTCTTATCACTCAATTTGTGACAAAAAAGATAAAAGGAAAAGAGAATTCAGATTCTTTGTCAAGAGAAGAGTTGATTCATACAACTTTACTTAGTGAAGAAGAAGGAGTAATAGGAGATTTAGAATCAGATATTATTGAAAATACTCTTACTTTACATGAAATAAAAATAAAAGATATTTTAACTCCTAGATCAGTTATGTATGCAGTTGAAAGAAATACTGCGATAAAAGATATTCTTGATGATAAAAGAACATATAAATTTTCAAGAGTACCTATATATGACGACACGATAGATAACATTGTGGGTGTAGTTCTAACAAAGAAACTATTTAAACAGGCAATCAGAGATAAAAATGCAACACTGGAATCTATAATGAAACCGGTACTTACACTAAATGAAAATATCCCTGTTGCAAAAGCTTTAAATAAATTTATTCAGAAAAAAGAGCATATGATTATTGTTCTTGATAATTATGACCAAACCGAAGGGATTATTACTTTGGAAGATTGTATTGAAACTCTTCTTGGTTTGGAAATTATGGATGAATCAGATACAACAGCCGATATGAGAAGATTAGCTTTAAATAAAATGAAAGCTAAAAGAAGAGAAAGAGCGGTAAATCAAAAGCCTTAATCTGCTATTCTTACTATTTTGGTATAATCTTTTGTTCAAATAAACAGGAGAATATACCAAATGTTAAAAAAATTTTTAGATACTTTTAAAAGTACTGTCCTCTCAACACTCGATGAAAATAACAATCCTTTTACAAGTTATGCTCCCTTTATAAAAAAAGATGATAAATATTATATCTATATAAGTTCAATGGCAAAACACTTTAAAAACTTAAAGAAAAATAAAAAAGTCTCACTTTTTTTTGTAGAAGATGAAACATATTGTGAAAATATTTTTAGAAGAAAAAGAGTAGTTTTACAATGTAATTCGGAAATAATTCCAAGAGATACAAAAGAGTTTGAACAGTTAGTAGAACTCTTTGAAAATAAGCACGGCTCAACTATGAAAGTTTTAAAAAGTATGAAAGACTTTGCATTTTTTGAATTTATACCTTTTTACGGTGAAGCAGTATTTGGTTTCGGGGAGGCTTATAATATAGGCGGTGAAAAATTTGATCAATTAATTGAACGGGAAAATTTAAAAGGTCATTCAAAGTAAAAGATTAGATTACTTCTACATCTTTTACTTCAACTCCTGAAAGTTTTTCCAACTTCTTTTCTACAATATCTAAAAACTCTTTTTTATTTTTTTCATCCATATTGCTCTCTAACATTTCCAAAATATATTTAATTCCGTTTGCATTTATTTTTTTTACACTTGCTAAATAGTGAACAAAAGAGATAATATTTACATCATTTATAGAGTATAGTTTTTTAAGTTCTTTTTTGTGAGGCAAAAGTCCTTTTTCTTCATACATTTTCAAAGTTCTAACTTTTGCAGTAAGTAGTTCTGCTATACTGCTTAATGGCAACACATCTTTGTTATTATCTAATAAAGCCAAAATACAATTCCTTTTTTTTTCGTAATTATATTAAATTTTTTATTAATTAAATCAAATTTTTACAGCTAAATAAGATTTTTATAAGAATTTTATGATATAAGTATACATCATTTATATAGATTTTACACTTTTTGATGTTAAATCTATTCCTCTAACTTGATATAAAATTCTCATTATAAAGGTTTTAATTAGTAAATGCGTCTTTTATCATTAGATATAAACAGCGAAATTTTAGATTATATTATAGACAATGAACTATATATATGTGATGCCGTCACCGAAATAGATGATGCCATCTACCATAGTGAAGTTAGGTATTATAATTTAATTTTGATTAAACATAACAACATAAAATATCTCAAAGAGATTTTAAAACATATAAACCCAAGACAGACTGCTGCCATTTTTTTAGTAGATAATATTAGTAAAGAAGAGGAAATAGAACTGCTGAAAAAAGGTGCGATAGATGTATTAAAAGGTCCTGTTTCAAACGAATTGCTTTTAGCAAAAATGAAATCAATTCATAGAGAAAATTTTGAAAATCAATATACTTTTAAAGATAAATATCTTATAAATAAAGAAGAGAGATCAATCTCTGACAAAAACAATAACAAACTTGTTATAAACGGAAAACCTTTTAGTATTTTAGAGTATTTAATAAAAAACAGACACAGATCTGCAATATCAAAAGAAGAACTTCTCGATGTTTTATGGGATGATCCTGAATGGGTTGTAAGAAATGTCGTAGAAGTTAATATCAATATCATAAGAAAAGGTATACAAAATACTTTTGAAGATAATTTCATAAACACAGTACGGCACAGAGGTTATCAAATAATCTAAATTTCAAAAAAGAAGAGAAACTCTCTCTTCTACTCTTTATAAAATCAATATTCCAATAAAAATTCCAGTCAAAACAGACTACTTGTTTCTCTCATATTATTCAATTTTCACTATATTAAAAACTTTTTTACATTTAAATTAAGAATAATTAAAGTTTTATTTGTTATATTGATACAAATTTTATGTAAATATTTAACATTTTAACTGTAAATTATTTACATAATAAATGTAAAAAGGAATAACATTTGTCTGAAAAAAAGATATATATTCGTAAACCGAAAAAGGAGTTTGCAAAAAAGATATATAAGTTAGTCGAAGATACAAAAATCTTAGACTTAAACTCGGAATATCTTTATTTATTACAAACAACCCATTTTAAGGAGTCTTGTTCAATCGCACTTTGTGAAGAAAATATTGTAGGTTTTGTTTCAGGGTATAGATTGCCAAATAAACCTGATACTCTTTTTGTTTGGCAAGTTGCTATCGATGAAAATTTTAGAGGAATGGGCTTAGCTGCAAAATTGATTGCAAATACTCTAAAAAGAAAAATAAATAGTGACATAAAGTACATACATACTACAGTTTCACCAAGTAATAAATCTTCTATAAAAATGTTTACAAAACTAGCAAAATATCTAAAAACAGAGATTAAAAGCAAACAGTTTTTTGAAAAAGAGGATTTTGTTGACCAGCATGAAGAGGAAAATCTTTATGAAATCGGTCCTATAAAAAGAAAGGGAGAAAAATGAGAATTTTTGAAAATTTAGAATCTGAAGTTAGAGGATATATTAGAAGTTTTCCGACAATTTTTGAAAAATCAAAAGGTGCAATATTAACGGATGAACAAGGTGAAGAGTTTATTGATTTTTTTGCAGGAGCAGGAACTTTAAACTACGGGCATAATAATGAACATGTTCAAGAAGCATTAATGGAATATCTAAAAAAAGACGGTGTGGTTCACGGATTGGATATGGCAACAACAGCAAAAAAAGAGTTTATCCAAACTTTTGACGAACTGATTTTAAAACCAAGAAATCTTGAATATAAACTTCAATTTACGGGACCTACAGGTGCAAACGTAGTTGAAACGGCATTAAAACTCGCAAGACTGATTAAAGGACGAAGCAATATTGTAGCTTTTACAAACGGTTACCACGGTTTATCACAAGGAGCCCTTGCAGTTACAGGGAATAATGAGTATAGAGATGAAAGTTATATTAGCAGATGCAATGCAACCTTTATGCCTTATGACGGATATTTCGGAGAAGTTAATACTTTGGAATATTTTAGAAAGTTTTTAGAAGACGGCAGTAGCGGAGTTGATTTACCTGCTGCGGTTATTCTTGAAACTATACAAGGAGAAGGAGGAATAAACGTAGTATCAAAAGAGTGGTTACAAGAGCTTGAAACTATTTGTAAAGAGTTTGATATTTTACTTATTGTAGATGATATTCAAGTAGGTAACGGACGAACAGGCGAGTTTTTCTCTTTTGAATTTGCGGGAATAAATCCTGATATGGTAACCCTTTCTAAATCAATAGGAGGAGGTCTTCCTATGGCACTTCTGCTATTTAGACCTGAATTAGACCAATGGAAACAGGGAGAACATACAGGAACATTTAGAGGTAATAACTTAGCTTTTGTTGCATCTAAAGTCTGCTTGGAAAACTATTGGCAAAGCGACGATCTTTCAAATGCAGTATTCTACAAAGAAAAAATATTAAAAGAGAAACTTCAAGAGATTGCAAAAAAATATGAAGATGAATATACAATAGATGTAAGAGGTAGAGGATTAGCTTACGGTTTTGAAGTAAAAGAGGATAAATCAATTGCTTCAGAAATTTCGGAATATGCTTTTAAAGAGAATCTTATTTGTGAAACTTGCGGTAGCCAGAATCAAGTAGTAAAATTTTTGCCGCCTTTAACAATTAGTGAAGATCTTTTGAATGAAGGCTTACAAAGATTTGAAAATGCAGTAGATAAACTATTTAAAGATAAAAAAGAAAAATTAACACAGGAGTTTTAAAATGATAGTAAGAGATATTAAAGATATTATAGGAACACAAAAAGAGGTACATGCAAAAAAAGGACAATGGAGCAGCAGAAGAATGCTTCTAAAAGATGACGGTATGGGATTTTCTTTCCATGAAACAATTATTAAAGCAAATACAAAAACACATATTCACTATCAAAACCATTTTGAAGCCGTATATTGTGTAGAAGGAAACGGGAAAATTGAAGATCTGAAAACAGGAAAAGTGCATGAAATATATGACGGAGTTATGTATGCTTTAAATGAACATGATGACCACAATTTATATGGAGGAAGTGAAGATATGAGACTAATTTGTGTATTCAATCCACCTCTTAAAGGAACTGAAAACCATAATGAAAACGGGGTTTATCCTTTAGAAGATTAAATATGAAATATGTATATATTGGTAACTATTTATTAACAACAAGAGAAGAGAAACTTGAATTTATTAAATATATGCATGTTTTCAAAAAGTTCAAGATTATCAATCAAAAGATTATTTTGAATGATAACTCTCTTATTTTGGAGCTAAGCGATGATTCTTCCGGTCAAATAGCTAAAAAATCAGCTCAGCTCTTTTTTAAGAAAAAAGAAGAAATCCAAGTTTATATTATAGATAAAATAATTTTAAGGAATAAAGAAATAGAGATATACAAAAACAATAAACTATTTAAAAAAATTGATATCTAAAGGAGAGAAAATGCAAGATTTCTACCCGTCAAGAGGTGAAAAAGAAGAAATTATTAACAGAGTAGACAAAACTGTGTACAGCAGTATTTCAGCAGGAGAATACTCATTGGATAATATATCCAGAAAAGAGTATGAAGAGAGAGGATTTATTGTCTTTCCTAATCTTTTTACTCAAGAAGAGACAAAAGAGATGTTAAAAGAGCTTGAATATATGGCAAGCAATACCCAACTAGCAAAAAATGAAGAGTTTATCCAAGAACCTGATAGTAATAAGATCAGAACAATATTCAATCAACATCTTTTTAGCACACTCTTTGACAAAATATCAAAAGAGCCTAGAGTTTTAGACAAAGTAAAACAACTTTTAGGAAGCGACGTATATATACATCACAGCAGAATAAATATAAAACCTGCATATAAAGGAAAATCTTTCCCCTGGCACAGTGATTTTGAAACTTGGCATTGTGAAGACGGACTACCTAGATGCAGATGTCTGACTGCTTGGATTATGCTAACTGATAATACAGAATTTAACGGTCCTTTGTATGTAATACCAAAAAGTCATAAAAAATATGTATCTTGTAAAGGGAAAACGCCCCAAAATAACTATAAAAAATCATTAAAAAAACAAGAGTACGGCGTTCCTAGCGTAAATGCAATAAAAGAGTTTACAAAAGATTCTCAATTAGTAGGAGTTTACGGTAAAGCGGGAACTCTTGTAATACATGACGGAAATACAATGCACGGAAGCCCTGATAATATCTCTCCATATAGTAGAACTAACGCTTTTTTTGTTTATAACTCAATAGAAAATAAACCTGCAAAACCTTTTGCGGCAAAAACATCAAGAGCCGATTTTTTATGTCTAAAAGATTTTACACCGTTAAAAAGTGAATAATTTAAAAATTAAATACCCCATCAAAAAAGTTAGAAAAAAGCTAACAAAGGAAATAAATGAATATCAAAGTATGTAAATTTGGAGGAAGTTCGGTAAAAGACTCCTTTCAAATAGAAAAAGTGCTGAATAT
It encodes the following:
- a CDS encoding DUF309 domain-containing protein; protein product: MTQIEKFIQALKEQRFVEAHELLEEDWRFYRKKGQKVEEKAIQGLINGATAHALFFIKKRPKSYEKVWKVFEKYKHYISEANLENINKFHEAKELLLEINKKVYKN
- the ectB gene encoding diaminobutyrate--2-oxoglutarate transaminase — translated: MRIFENLESEVRGYIRSFPTIFEKSKGAILTDEQGEEFIDFFAGAGTLNYGHNNEHVQEALMEYLKKDGVVHGLDMATTAKKEFIQTFDELILKPRNLEYKLQFTGPTGANVVETALKLARLIKGRSNIVAFTNGYHGLSQGALAVTGNNEYRDESYISRCNATFMPYDGYFGEVNTLEYFRKFLEDGSSGVDLPAAVILETIQGEGGINVVSKEWLQELETICKEFDILLIVDDIQVGNGRTGEFFSFEFAGINPDMVTLSKSIGGGLPMALLLFRPELDQWKQGEHTGTFRGNNLAFVASKVCLENYWQSDDLSNAVFYKEKILKEKLQEIAKKYEDEYTIDVRGRGLAYGFEVKEDKSIASEISEYAFKENLICETCGSQNQVVKFLPPLTISEDLLNEGLQRFENAVDKLFKDKKEKLTQEF
- a CDS encoding response regulator transcription factor, with amino-acid sequence MRLLSLDINSEILDYIIDNELYICDAVTEIDDAIYHSEVRYYNLILIKHNNIKYLKEILKHINPRQTAAIFLVDNISKEEEIELLKKGAIDVLKGPVSNELLLAKMKSIHRENFENQYTFKDKYLINKEERSISDKNNNKLVINGKPFSILEYLIKNRHRSAISKEELLDVLWDDPEWVVRNVVEVNINIIRKGIQNTFEDNFINTVRHRGYQII
- the ectA gene encoding diaminobutyrate acetyltransferase produces the protein MSEKKIYIRKPKKEFAKKIYKLVEDTKILDLNSEYLYLLQTTHFKESCSIALCEENIVGFVSGYRLPNKPDTLFVWQVAIDENFRGMGLAAKLIANTLKRKINSDIKYIHTTVSPSNKSSIKMFTKLAKYLKTEIKSKQFFEKEDFVDQHEEENLYEIGPIKRKGEK
- a CDS encoding MerR family transcriptional regulator; protein product: MALLDNNKDVLPLSSIAELLTAKVRTLKMYEEKGLLPHKKELKKLYSINDVNIISFVHYLASVKKINANGIKYILEMLESNMDEKNKKEFLDIVEKKLEKLSGVEVKDVEVI
- a CDS encoding phytanoyl-CoA dioxygenase family protein, producing MQDFYPSRGEKEEIINRVDKTVYSSISAGEYSLDNISRKEYEERGFIVFPNLFTQEETKEMLKELEYMASNTQLAKNEEFIQEPDSNKIRTIFNQHLFSTLFDKISKEPRVLDKVKQLLGSDVYIHHSRINIKPAYKGKSFPWHSDFETWHCEDGLPRCRCLTAWIMLTDNTEFNGPLYVIPKSHKKYVSCKGKTPQNNYKKSLKKQEYGVPSVNAIKEFTKDSQLVGVYGKAGTLVIHDGNTMHGSPDNISPYSRTNAFFVYNSIENKPAKPFAAKTSRADFLCLKDFTPLKSE
- a CDS encoding hemolysin family protein, producing MEFLIFLFILVIGTSFLCSVLESVILSTNYTFISVLEEKDPATGKLLKKLKMDIDKSIASILILNTIANTLGATAIGVQAQNVFEGDKTLVMIVSIVLTFAILFFAEIIPKTIGAVYWKQLSSISARVIRVFVFFTYPIILITQFVTKKIKGKENSDSLSREELIHTTLLSEEEGVIGDLESDIIENTLTLHEIKIKDILTPRSVMYAVERNTAIKDILDDKRTYKFSRVPIYDDTIDNIVGVVLTKKLFKQAIRDKNATLESIMKPVLTLNENIPVAKALNKFIQKKEHMIIVLDNYDQTEGIITLEDCIETLLGLEIMDESDTTADMRRLALNKMKAKRRERAVNQKP
- a CDS encoding ectoine synthase, yielding MIVRDIKDIIGTQKEVHAKKGQWSSRRMLLKDDGMGFSFHETIIKANTKTHIHYQNHFEAVYCVEGNGKIEDLKTGKVHEIYDGVMYALNEHDDHNLYGGSEDMRLICVFNPPLKGTENHNENGVYPLED
- a CDS encoding HugZ family pyridoxamine 5'-phosphate oxidase → MLKKFLDTFKSTVLSTLDENNNPFTSYAPFIKKDDKYYIYISSMAKHFKNLKKNKKVSLFFVEDETYCENIFRRKRVVLQCNSEIIPRDTKEFEQLVELFENKHGSTMKVLKSMKDFAFFEFIPFYGEAVFGFGEAYNIGGEKFDQLIERENLKGHSK